From one Candidatus Dependentiae bacterium genomic stretch:
- a CDS encoding transposase, producing the protein IIINQNREIVSVATTPANVHDVKMLKDDQFIAHIKGLLIGDKGYIMSYNDSKKLSQKGIQLLAKQRKNMDPYLNQYYKKDLQKRKVIETIFGYLKTRVSLLLIYFF; encoded by the coding sequence ATAATAATTAATCAAAATCGAGAGATCGTTTCTGTTGCGACTACCCCGGCTAATGTACATGATGTAAAAATGCTAAAAGATGATCAATTTATAGCACATATAAAAGGTCTTTTGATAGGCGATAAGGGTTACATTATGTCATACAATGATAGCAAAAAATTGTCTCAGAAGGGTATTCAACTATTGGCTAAACAAAGGAAAAACATGGATCCTTATTTAAATCAATACTACAAAAAAGATTTACAGAAAAGAAAAGTTATTGAAACCATTTTTGGCTATCTCAAAACTCGCGTTTCTTTGCTTTTGATATATTTTTTTTGA